The Ischnura elegans chromosome 1, ioIscEleg1.1, whole genome shotgun sequence genome contains a region encoding:
- the LOC124157126 gene encoding MFS-type transporter clz9-like — MAGKDWVAGFKKRHPNISLRTPEATSLARAQGFNKTNVSKFFEILKTVQDKHKFEAHRVFNCDETGLLTVQNRHSKVFALKGRRQVGAITSAERGLLSTLEVCMSAGGTFIPPFVVFPRKNMKAELRDGAPPGSEFACTPNGWMQTDIFLKWFDHFLHHAKPSPESPVLLILDGHATHTKSIDFIIKARENNTTVVCLPPHCSHKLQPLDVSFMAPFKTYCIQEFENFFRNNPGRAITQFQISRLLGEAFLRAAVPATAINGFRKCGIFPYDPDVFCDADFLPSEVSDIPMTDCTIGASLQSGGGEPDPAPQKKRTTDESEKGQDVGLMINPRNGGEDVGEMVKVNLPNNEDLAVAGPSGLNKSSFAISPRDIIPLPKQTLTKQRKQNRKKGKTAIITASPCSRRKCGRPKARMQIGMGYLAEGGKGAPGKGSRDRKREEGLEQLGGIEKI; from the exons ATGGCGGGGAAGGATTGGGTGgcaggatttaaaaaaaggcacCCAAACATAAGTTTGCGGACCCCAGAAGCCACTTCATTAGCAAGAGCTCAAGGGTTCAACAAGACCAATGTatctaaattttttgaaatattaaaaacagtCCAAGATAAACATAAGTTTGAAGCTCATCGTGTTTTTAATTGTGATGAAACCGGGCTTTTAACTGTACAAAATAGACATTCAAAAGTGTTTGCCTTGAAAGGAAGGCGACAGGTGGGTGCGATCACTTCTGCCGAAAGAGGCCTTCTCTCTACATTAGAAGTCTGTATGTCTGCTGGAGGAACCTTTATTCCTCCCTTTGTCGTTTTTCCCAGGAAGAATATGAAGGCAGAGCTAAGAGACGGAGCACCCCCTGGTTCAGAATTCGCATGCACTCCTAATGGCTGGATGCAGACcgatattttcttgaaatggtTCGACCACTTCCTACATCACGCAAAACCTTCACCAGAGTCACCAGTGCTTCTTATTTTAGATGGGCATGCAACTCACACAAAAAGTATTGACTTCATAATCAAGGCCAGAGAAAATAACACAACTGTGGTATGCTTACCTCCACACTGCAGCCATAAGTTACAGCCCCTAGACGTGTCTTTTATGGCACCTTTTAAGACCTACTGCATTCAAGAATTTGAGAATTTCTTCAGGAATAACCCTGGGAGAGCCATCACTCAGTTCCAGATTAGTAGACTTCTTGGTGAGGCTTTTTTGCGTGCAGCTGTGCCTGCAACAGCTATTAACGGTTTTCGAAAATGTGGGATTTTTCCTTATGACCCTGATGTGTTTTGTGATGCTGACTTCCTCCCCTCTGAAGTGTCTGACATTCCAATGACCGACTGCACCATAGGTGCTAGCCTACAATCAGGTGGAGGTGAACCTGACCCCGCACCACAGAAGAAGAGAACAACAGATGAATCCGAAAAAGGTCAAGATGTAGGCCTAATGATCAATCCAAGAAACGGCGGTGAAGATGTCGGTGAAATGGTTAAAGTTAACTTACCTAACAATGAAGATTTGGCAGTTGCTGGACCTAGTGGCCTAAATAAGTCCTCTTTTGCAATCAGTCCAAGAGATATAATTCCGTTGCCAAAACAAACCTTGACAAAGCAAAGGAAACAaaacaggaaaaaaggaaagacagcCATCATTACAGCTAGCCC GTGCAGTCGAAGAAAATGCGGAAGGCCGAAGGCACGGATGCAAATTGGGATGGGATATTTGGCTGAGGGAGGGAAAGGGGCACCTGGAAAAGGAAGCCGAGATCGGAAGCGAGAGGAAGGGCTGGAGCAGTTGGGTGGAATAGAAAAGATATAA